In Planococcus shixiaomingii, the DNA window AAAGTAAAACAAGAAGATAGCCAATAACTGACTCGGTGAAACCCCACCGTATAAAAAAACCAAGCTGTAGATGGGCAGTCCCGAAACAATCATCAATAGCAAGAACGCTATGGATGACGTCATTTTCCCGAAAATGATTTGGAACGATGATTGTGACGTTGTCAGCAGAATATTCAACGTCTGCTTTTCCCGCTCTGTACTGATTGTTCCTGCGGTAAGAGCAGGTGTGATAAAGACAATCAGCCCCAACTGGATATACGTCATCATGGTAAACAGCATAAAACTCTCATCTGGCCGGAAATAGCCGCTGCCGCTAAACGAGGTCGTCAATAAGATAAAACCGAAAACAAAAATACTCATCGCAAGCAAATAAAACAGAATGCCCGTAAAGCTCTTCATACTGCGGAAACGCAGCTTAATTTCTTTGACCAGCACCGGATTAGCCAAGAGCGTTTTCATCCTACATCCGCTCCTTTCGTAATGGCCATGAAGACATCTTCCAAATCAGTTTCTTCCTCGGCGAAAGACAAAATCGGCAGATGGTTTGCAACCGCTTTTTGCAATAGTTTCATCTGGTCTTCCTCGGATCCACGATACAAAAACTGGACAAGCTGCTTATCTGGCGATTCTACGATTTTAGATATAAAAGGATCATTTTCAAAAAACAAAACAGCTTCTTTAATCGGACCTGCTATTTTCACACGTAGCACCTTCTCACTTTGCAATTGCGCTTGAATATCTGCCACCGAACCTTGAGCAATCAATTCTCCCGCATCGATGACGCCAATAGTGTCGCACATTTCTGCAAGTTCAGGCAGGATGTGCGAAGAAATTAAAATCGTCTTGCCCATCGCTTTCAATTCTTTTAAAATATCAC includes these proteins:
- a CDS encoding ABC transporter permease: MKTLLANPVLVKEIKLRFRSMKSFTGILFYLLAMSIFVFGFILLTTSFSGSGYFRPDESFMLFTMMTYIQLGLIVFITPALTAGTISTEREKQTLNILLTTSQSSFQIIFGKMTSSIAFLLLMIVSGLPIYSLVFLYGGVSPSQLLAIFLFYFLTLLTIGSLGVMFSTLIRKTIVAIIVTYGAMIFLVAVTGFFMIISMQISQMNMTAAAFSPLTHFWASINPAVVLFTLLQPSYADELQAMTLVPLPLWAGYSVVYALLAAGALFVAVKRLRVNMNKYK